A single genomic interval of Eriocheir sinensis breed Jianghai 21 chromosome 33, ASM2467909v1, whole genome shotgun sequence harbors:
- the LOC127006539 gene encoding programmed cell death protein 2-like isoform X1, giving the protein MATENEDLVVELGFIEKAPTWKLQSKFFPSKVGGRPSWLALKGLPSPEELSCHHCKKPLIFLCQVYAPFHDKENCFHRTMFVFVCRDPDCCRDNDASNIRVFRSQLPRENEFYPHEPSKEVETGAESPGAGNFNYLCRVCGALGPKTCGGCKAARYCSKEHQALDWKGGHKTECKIPDGVSKTCSELTAKVLFPEYEIELEPEELEAGREKSEVEVMKEYEELLRSGQVTHQNDDDSDTENDLINMAAKETDQQFQKFRTRIKNYPDQVLRYDRGNEPLWVSSNNKVTQVPDCPGCGAPRQFEFQVMPQLLVHLKVDSAGQSIDWGTVLVYSCTQSCQQGSPYTEELAFKQDYAPIEQVMKNQS; this is encoded by the exons ATGGCCACTGAAAACGAAGATTTAGTAGTCGAATTAGGTTTCATAGAGAAAGCTCCGACATGGAAACTGCAGTCCAAATTCTTCCCAAGCAAG GTTGGAGGGCGCCCATCCTGGCTTGCCCTTAAGGGTCTCCCGAGCCCTGAGGAGCTCTCCTGCCACCACTGTAAGAAGCCACTCATCTTCCTCTGCCAAGTTTATGCTCCATTCCATGACAAAGAAAACTGTTTTCACAG AACGATGTTTGTGTTCGTGTGCCGTGACCCTGACTGTTGCCGGGACAATGATGCCTCCAACATTCGTGTATTTCGCTCACAGTTGCCAAGGGAAAATGAATTCTACCCCCATGAACCTTCCAAG GAGGTGGAAACTGGAGCAGAGAGTCCTGGCGCAGGGAATTTCAACTATCTATGCCGTGTCTGTGGTGCCCTTGGACCAAAG ACGTGTGGAGGCTGCAAGGCTGCTCGCTATTGTTCAAAGGAACACCAGGCCCTTGATTGGAAGGGGGGACATAAAACAGAGTGTAAAATCCCAG ATGGTGTGAGTAAAACCTGTTCTGAGTTAACTGCCAAGGTCCTATTCCCTGAATATGAAATAGAGTTGGAGCCAGAAGAGCTGGAGGCtgggagagaaaagagtgaggTTGAGGTGATGAAGGAGTATGAGGAGCTGCTGAGATCTGGCCAAGTCACTCACCAAAATGATGATG ACTCTGACACAGAAAATGACCTGATTAATATGGCTGCTAAAGAAACAGATCAGCAGTTCCAGAAGTTCAGGACAAGAATTAAGAATTATCCAGACCAg GTTTTACGATATGACCGTGGCAACGAGCCCCTCTGGGTATCCTCCAACAACAAGGTGACACAGGTGCCAGACTGTCCAGGCTGTGGAGCGCCTCGGCAATTTGAGTTCCAG GTGATGCCACAGCTGCTAGTGCATCTGAAGGTGGACAGTGCAGGTCAGAGCATTGACTGGGGCACAGTGCTGGTGTACTCCTGCACCCAGAGCTGCCAGCAAGGCAGTCCCTATACAGAGGAGCTGGCCTTCAAGCAAGACTATGCACCCATAGAGCAGGTGATGAAGAACCAGTCATAA
- the LOC127006539 gene encoding programmed cell death protein 2-like isoform X2 translates to MFVFVCRDPDCCRDNDASNIRVFRSQLPRENEFYPHEPSKEVETGAESPGAGNFNYLCRVCGALGPKTCGGCKAARYCSKEHQALDWKGGHKTECKIPDGVSKTCSELTAKVLFPEYEIELEPEELEAGREKSEVEVMKEYEELLRSGQVTHQNDDDSDTENDLINMAAKETDQQFQKFRTRIKNYPDQVLRYDRGNEPLWVSSNNKVTQVPDCPGCGAPRQFEFQVMPQLLVHLKVDSAGQSIDWGTVLVYSCTQSCQQGSPYTEELAFKQDYAPIEQVMKNQS, encoded by the exons ATGTTTGTGTTCGTGTGCCGTGACCCTGACTGTTGCCGGGACAATGATGCCTCCAACATTCGTGTATTTCGCTCACAGTTGCCAAGGGAAAATGAATTCTACCCCCATGAACCTTCCAAG GAGGTGGAAACTGGAGCAGAGAGTCCTGGCGCAGGGAATTTCAACTATCTATGCCGTGTCTGTGGTGCCCTTGGACCAAAG ACGTGTGGAGGCTGCAAGGCTGCTCGCTATTGTTCAAAGGAACACCAGGCCCTTGATTGGAAGGGGGGACATAAAACAGAGTGTAAAATCCCAG ATGGTGTGAGTAAAACCTGTTCTGAGTTAACTGCCAAGGTCCTATTCCCTGAATATGAAATAGAGTTGGAGCCAGAAGAGCTGGAGGCtgggagagaaaagagtgaggTTGAGGTGATGAAGGAGTATGAGGAGCTGCTGAGATCTGGCCAAGTCACTCACCAAAATGATGATG ACTCTGACACAGAAAATGACCTGATTAATATGGCTGCTAAAGAAACAGATCAGCAGTTCCAGAAGTTCAGGACAAGAATTAAGAATTATCCAGACCAg GTTTTACGATATGACCGTGGCAACGAGCCCCTCTGGGTATCCTCCAACAACAAGGTGACACAGGTGCCAGACTGTCCAGGCTGTGGAGCGCCTCGGCAATTTGAGTTCCAG GTGATGCCACAGCTGCTAGTGCATCTGAAGGTGGACAGTGCAGGTCAGAGCATTGACTGGGGCACAGTGCTGGTGTACTCCTGCACCCAGAGCTGCCAGCAAGGCAGTCCCTATACAGAGGAGCTGGCCTTCAAGCAAGACTATGCACCCATAGAGCAGGTGATGAAGAACCAGTCATAA